A part of Dysgonomonadaceae bacterium zrk40 genomic DNA contains:
- a CDS encoding NnrS family protein: protein MSLVDTSVLRGRRSFLHVLGDEGFRLFFPLSALYAAVWPFLWVVVHGYELPAVGAIPPSIWHVHEMIIGAFGAALLGFLTTAIPEWTDTPRLRGKALYALAAIWGVARICGLVGAEGVFWIGAITDIVWTGFLAAYVLRVSLDKKNSRLTGFILWLAGLWLCETATRYAFATGNVEHAQLFTHLSGFIFLGLLGLALARITVPVTNDILDPSGETSPFRPHPGRLNLAPGVMTILIAAELSGLSSEVTGFVFIAAGAAFLDRVAEAFVGRAFFRAEIAVLAGSSALAGIGLIAIGCARLGLPVMETTGLHIALMGGLGLGVIAVFCIAGLRHTGQPLAFSVATKITIALIVIAIAIRTLPEFGIASGLVGHHHAVAAIFWAGGFLLWLRVYWPAFADPATLNQHDC, encoded by the coding sequence ATGAGCCTTGTCGATACATCCGTTCTGCGCGGCCGGCGCAGCTTCCTGCACGTTCTCGGCGATGAAGGTTTCCGGCTGTTCTTCCCCTTGAGCGCCCTCTACGCGGCCGTCTGGCCGTTCCTGTGGGTGGTGGTCCATGGCTACGAACTTCCCGCGGTTGGGGCAATACCACCGAGCATCTGGCATGTGCACGAGATGATCATCGGAGCGTTCGGCGCTGCACTTCTGGGCTTCTTAACAACGGCCATCCCGGAATGGACGGACACGCCGCGCCTTCGCGGCAAGGCGCTCTATGCACTCGCGGCAATCTGGGGTGTTGCACGCATTTGCGGGCTGGTCGGCGCTGAGGGTGTTTTTTGGATAGGCGCCATCACGGATATTGTCTGGACCGGCTTTCTTGCGGCCTATGTGCTTCGCGTCAGCCTGGACAAGAAGAACAGCAGACTGACCGGTTTTATCCTTTGGCTTGCAGGCCTGTGGCTTTGCGAAACGGCAACGCGTTATGCCTTCGCCACCGGAAACGTGGAACATGCGCAGCTTTTCACCCACCTTTCGGGTTTCATCTTCCTCGGGCTGCTCGGTCTTGCTCTGGCACGCATCACAGTGCCCGTTACCAACGACATTCTGGATCCTTCGGGAGAGACATCCCCGTTCAGGCCGCATCCCGGGCGTCTCAATCTCGCCCCCGGTGTGATGACCATCCTGATCGCGGCGGAACTTTCCGGATTGTCCTCCGAGGTCACGGGATTTGTCTTCATCGCCGCCGGTGCGGCCTTTCTCGACCGCGTGGCCGAAGCTTTCGTCGGACGCGCTTTTTTCCGGGCTGAAATCGCAGTGCTGGCCGGATCAAGCGCGCTGGCAGGCATCGGCCTCATCGCGATCGGCTGCGCCCGGCTAGGGCTGCCGGTAATGGAAACCACCGGCCTGCACATAGCCCTGATGGGAGGGCTTGGCCTCGGCGTCATCGCGGTCTTCTGCATTGCCGGATTAAGACACACGGGTCAGCCGCTCGCATTCTCCGTGGCGACGAAGATTACAATCGCACTGATCGTCATCGCGATCGCAATCCGAACTCTTCCAGAATTCGGGATCGCGTCCGGGCTCGTCGGTCACCACCACGCAGTGGCGGCAATTTTCTGGGCCGGCGGCTTTCTGCTCTGGCTCAGGGTCTACTGGCCAGCGTTCGCCGATCCTGCAACACTCAACCAACATGATTGCTGA
- a CDS encoding NnrS family protein — protein sequence MTTMARLRAWQGPAIFSYGFRPFFLFGALDAALLIALWVPWYLGFIQVPSMFTPVSWHVHELLYGYVPAIIAGFLLTAVPNWTGRLPVVGWPLAGLFGLWLGARVLVAFSASLTPALVYLAALAFPLALIGFLTREILAGRNWRNLKVVLVLTLFTTTQILFYYENSRYGTSVYAERAAIALIIMLIQIIGGRVVPSFTRNWLKKQGSPVLPPAFGQFDRFVMVMSAAGLCAWVVFPAFDIEEPVLGLLLMAIGAFNLFRQWRWRPLKTLAEPLVFILHLAFLPVSLGFVFAGYAAFTGDGGAESAAIHCWTVGAIGGMTLAIMTRASRGHTGHPLTAPPATAAIYLAIMIALVLRLAAAFNPNWTFTLMPFAGLAWVLAFAGFCVVYGPMLLRPRG from the coding sequence ATGACGACAATGGCAAGACTGCGCGCATGGCAGGGACCGGCGATTTTCAGCTATGGTTTCCGGCCCTTCTTCCTTTTCGGCGCGCTTGACGCCGCCCTGCTGATCGCACTCTGGGTGCCGTGGTATCTGGGCTTTATTCAAGTGCCGAGCATGTTCACGCCCGTCTCATGGCATGTGCACGAACTGCTTTACGGCTATGTTCCAGCGATCATCGCCGGCTTTCTTCTGACCGCCGTTCCCAACTGGACGGGCCGTCTGCCGGTGGTCGGCTGGCCGCTTGCGGGCCTGTTTGGCCTCTGGCTTGGCGCGCGGGTCCTCGTCGCCTTTTCGGCTTCGCTGACGCCCGCCCTTGTCTATCTCGCTGCCCTCGCTTTCCCGCTGGCGCTGATCGGGTTTCTGACGCGGGAAATTCTGGCCGGGCGTAACTGGCGGAACCTGAAGGTGGTCTTGGTTCTCACCCTTTTTACCACCACGCAGATCCTGTTTTACTACGAAAACAGCCGCTACGGCACGTCGGTCTATGCCGAACGCGCCGCGATCGCCCTCATCATCATGCTGATCCAGATCATCGGCGGCCGGGTGGTTCCAAGCTTCACCCGAAACTGGCTCAAGAAGCAGGGTTCTCCGGTTCTTCCGCCTGCTTTCGGCCAATTCGACCGGTTCGTGATGGTGATGAGCGCTGCCGGTCTCTGCGCATGGGTCGTGTTCCCTGCATTCGACATAGAAGAGCCGGTGCTGGGTTTGCTGCTGATGGCCATCGGTGCCTTCAACCTGTTCCGGCAATGGCGCTGGCGACCACTGAAAACCCTGGCTGAGCCGCTGGTCTTCATTCTGCATCTGGCGTTCCTGCCGGTCAGTCTCGGCTTCGTCTTCGCCGGCTATGCTGCCTTTACGGGCGATGGGGGCGCTGAAAGTGCGGCGATCCACTGCTGGACCGTCGGCGCCATCGGCGGCATGACGCTTGCAATCATGACCCGCGCCAGCCGCGGCCACACCGGCCATCCGCTGACGGCGCCGCCGGCAACGGCGGCAATCTATCTGGCGATCATGATCGCACTGGTCCTGCGTCTTGCGGCCGCTTTCAATCCCAACTGGACATTCACGCTGATGCCCTTCGCCGGTCTGGCGTGGGTTCTCGCCTTTGCCGGCTTCTGCGTGGTCTACGGACCAATGCTGCTCAGGCCTCGCGGCTGA
- a CDS encoding Rrf2 family transcriptional regulator yields the protein MRLTTFSDYALRVLMYAASAGDRLITIEETSTAYAISKTHLMKVVNVLTRHGYLVSVRGRSGGFRLALPPERINLGAVIRATEADFALVECFATGNQCVVTKTCKLPAILNEALISFLTVFDHYTLADIVLSPQVFGPGSPARSSPP from the coding sequence ATGCGTCTGACAACCTTTTCCGATTATGCGCTGCGCGTATTGATGTACGCGGCATCCGCCGGCGACCGGCTGATCACCATCGAAGAGACGTCGACCGCCTATGCGATCTCGAAGACGCATCTGATGAAGGTCGTGAATGTTCTGACCAGACACGGATATCTGGTCAGCGTGCGCGGGCGCTCCGGCGGTTTCCGGCTGGCGCTGCCGCCCGAGCGGATCAATCTCGGTGCGGTCATTCGTGCAACGGAAGCCGATTTCGCGCTTGTCGAGTGCTTTGCGACCGGCAACCAGTGCGTGGTCACGAAAACCTGCAAGCTGCCGGCGATCCTGAACGAAGCGCTTATATCCTTCCTCACCGTTTTTGATCACTACACGCTCGCCGACATCGTGCTGTCGCCCCAGGTCTTCGGGCCGGGGTCACCGGCACGATCCTCTCCGCCATAA
- a CDS encoding LysR family transcriptional regulator, with product MNRTDRTIISNKLSAVSIRDFLLVTTVWKRSSFRVVARELGISPSGLSHQVRKVEEALGTTLFERSSQQVKATLEGEVLLSHIQDVLGVVGKLDLLAVKTSRPFGGHLKLGAISTIGAYVLPHVVNLFEANFPDVRIDLLEGKTEGVTQRLRGSEIDMMLSCCFADNADLETKPLFTERFDLIANVAHPLAAKTSINVQDLDASEFMTMADGEGYSEDTLPAAIRTTQHDYNACRTEIRGLSLETIGALVSMKGGASMVPSLASPRLSTFPNVKIVSISGRAPQRTIYASWRRSSPHQEAFHQLCHILSEMQAVCDLPIAGASSL from the coding sequence ATGAATAGAACAGATCGAACGATCATATCGAACAAGCTATCGGCGGTCTCGATACGGGATTTTCTCCTTGTTACGACCGTCTGGAAGCGCTCCAGCTTTAGGGTCGTTGCGCGGGAGTTAGGGATAAGCCCGTCGGGCCTCTCCCATCAGGTTCGCAAGGTCGAGGAAGCTCTTGGCACGACCTTATTCGAACGGTCCAGCCAGCAGGTGAAGGCGACCCTGGAAGGTGAGGTTCTCTTGTCTCACATTCAGGATGTCCTCGGGGTGGTTGGTAAACTTGACCTACTCGCCGTGAAGACGAGCCGGCCCTTCGGAGGGCACCTTAAACTTGGCGCGATCTCAACGATCGGTGCCTATGTTTTGCCTCACGTCGTAAATCTGTTCGAGGCAAACTTTCCTGATGTCAGAATTGATCTCCTGGAAGGCAAGACCGAAGGGGTCACCCAACGTCTGCGCGGAAGTGAAATTGACATGATGTTATCTTGCTGTTTCGCTGACAATGCGGATCTGGAAACAAAACCTCTGTTCACCGAGCGCTTTGATTTGATCGCCAACGTAGCTCATCCGCTTGCGGCAAAGACATCAATAAACGTTCAGGATCTTGATGCATCTGAGTTTATGACGATGGCAGACGGCGAGGGTTATAGCGAAGATACGCTACCTGCAGCGATACGCACGACACAGCACGACTACAATGCTTGTCGCACCGAAATCAGAGGGTTGAGTCTCGAAACAATCGGTGCGCTCGTTTCAATGAAAGGGGGGGCTAGTATGGTTCCTTCGTTAGCCTCTCCCCGGCTAAGTACCTTTCCTAATGTAAAAATTGTGAGCATCTCCGGCCGCGCGCCACAACGAACCATATACGCTTCTTGGCGCAGATCGTCGCCTCATCAGGAGGCATTTCATCAGTTGTGCCATATTTTGAGCGAGATGCAGGCGGTATGCGATCTTCCGATCGCAGGCGCGAGTTCCTTATAG
- a CDS encoding ABC transporter substrate-binding protein encodes MTLKLRLSAAFFLLALSPAPLLADPVTFKDVTGAEITLPGPAKRIVTLPQPGAATVIAVDGSSEHLVGMNPVSRKAFETGLLKKMFPDAASIESGIVAEGGNGWMPNVEAIAALKPDLVIQWGGRGDELVAPLRNAGIPVALMVGGGNGGTEELARENIRLVANILGKQDKAEALFKWRDAVIDEIKATLAAHQDATRPRILHLRSSKSKFTATGEKSYQNFYITLVGGENVAAGLGVRAEVNAEQIAAWNPDLIMLTAHEADAGRETILEDAILSQTAAAKAGRVYKTPNGGYVWDSASHESPFTWMWLANLAHPDLFHFDLRTEVKSGFEQLYNYTPTDEEIDAVLKLELNKGAANYEQFARK; translated from the coding sequence ATGACTTTGAAACTGCGCCTGTCTGCCGCCTTTTTCCTTCTCGCCCTTTCGCCGGCGCCGCTCCTTGCTGATCCCGTCACCTTCAAGGATGTTACGGGCGCGGAGATTACGCTGCCCGGCCCAGCGAAGCGGATCGTAACGCTGCCGCAGCCCGGTGCCGCGACTGTCATTGCGGTGGACGGCTCCTCGGAGCACCTGGTCGGCATGAATCCTGTTTCGCGCAAGGCCTTCGAAACAGGTCTTCTCAAAAAGATGTTCCCGGATGCCGCGTCCATCGAGAGTGGCATTGTCGCGGAGGGCGGCAACGGGTGGATGCCGAATGTCGAGGCGATCGCTGCGCTGAAGCCGGACCTCGTCATCCAGTGGGGCGGACGTGGCGACGAACTGGTGGCCCCCCTGCGCAATGCCGGTATTCCCGTCGCGCTGATGGTCGGTGGCGGCAATGGTGGCACGGAGGAACTGGCGCGGGAGAATATCCGCCTCGTCGCCAATATCCTTGGCAAGCAAGACAAGGCGGAGGCGTTGTTCAAATGGCGTGACGCGGTGATCGACGAGATCAAGGCGACGCTTGCCGCGCATCAGGACGCCACCAGACCGAGAATCCTGCACCTGCGATCCTCCAAGAGCAAGTTCACGGCGACCGGTGAGAAGAGCTACCAGAACTTCTACATCACATTGGTGGGCGGCGAAAATGTCGCCGCAGGTCTTGGCGTCCGGGCCGAGGTCAATGCAGAGCAGATCGCGGCCTGGAACCCCGACCTTATCATGCTGACGGCGCACGAAGCCGACGCCGGCCGCGAAACGATCCTGGAGGATGCAATCCTGTCGCAGACAGCCGCGGCAAAGGCTGGTCGCGTCTACAAGACGCCGAACGGCGGTTATGTCTGGGACAGCGCCAGCCATGAAAGCCCCTTCACCTGGATGTGGCTCGCCAATCTCGCCCATCCGGACCTCTTCCATTTCGACCTGCGCACCGAGGTGAAGAGCGGCTTCGAGCAGCTCTATAACTATACGCCCACCGATGAAGAGATCGATGCCGTGCTGAAGCTCGAACTCAACAAGGGTGCCGCCAACTACGAGCAGTTTGCCCGCAAATGA